The sequence GTGAGTGGTGTCCATTTCCCTGTGGATACCAGTCCCTATGCTATTGGCTGGAAGACTCTAGCGGTTAGCTTGAGTGATTTGGCGGCGATGGGGGCAGTGCCCGCCTGGGTTACCCTCGCGCTGACGCTGCCGGAGGCGGACGGGGTGTGGCTTGATGCCTTTAGTCGCGGATTGTTTGACCTGGCCGACCAATACGACCTGGCGCTAGTCGGCGGTGATACTACTCGTGGCCCCCTTGCCATTACCCTTCAGGCGCACGGCTTCATCCCACCAGGGCAGTCATTGCGTCGTACTGGGGCGCAAGCGGGAGATCTAATCTACGTAACCGGGACCCTGGGTGATGCGGCAGTGGGGTTGGAGCTACGTTTGGGGCGTTGGAGCGGTTCTGTGACCTCTGTGGATGGTGACTATCTCTCGAATCGCCTCGACTTACCTCAACCGCGCGTGCTTGCCGGTCTGGCGCTACGAGGCATCGCCAGCGCGGCGATCGATCTCTCGGATGGGTTGGGGGCGGACCTTGGCCATATTCTTGAGGCTAGCGTGGTTGGGGCACGAGTCTACCTGAATCGTCTACCGTGTTCCCCGGCGCTGAAGAGATTGACGGTCCCCTGGGAGAAAATAATGGCCGGGGGTGATGACTATGAATTGTGTGTCACCGTTCCCCCGGTGCGGCAGAAATTATTCGACCAAGCCTTGGCAACGGCCGGTTGTGACTTCACCCTAATCGGTGAGATTCAGGCTGCCCCCGGCATCATTTGGGTCGATGCCAAGGGCGAAGCAGTCGAGATTGATGCGACCGGATATCGTCATTTTTCATGAGGCGCCATGGCCTTTTGCAACAATGCCGCGACCCGATCGAAACCTAGCATTGCAAAAAATGACCCTAAACGGGGACCCTGGGCCTTACCCAACAACGCTTCGTATAGAAATCGAAACCACACCCCCGCCTCCAATTCATACTTCCCTCCCACCGCAAATACTAGATTCTGGATCGCATCCGCGTTGAAAGAACCGGTCGCCGCCAATCCTCCAATCTCTTCGGCCAAGGAGCGCAATGCCGGGAGAAAATCTCCGGGGGGGAGTGGTTCAGACGTTACATTCGGCGCTCGTGCCTTGGTATCCTTGACATATTCCAAGGCGTGACGGCAGAGTTTCCGAAAGAACTCGGAATTCTTCTCCACCGCTGGGTCATAACGCCGTACATAATCGTACAATAGCTCAAGGTCGTCGCTGCCAAGATTCTCGGTGACATTGATAAGCAGCAAATAACTAATATCGGTCGCGCTGATATCCGAGGCATCATGGCGATTCTGTAGACTATCGACAAACCACAATGCCGACCCCGCTTCTTCCGCATCTTCCTTTTTCAGCGCAGTAATATAGTTATCTACCAAACGTGGCAGGATCGGCAGCCCCATCTTGCGCGCGCGGTTCGGTTCTTCCAGTAGAAAATAAAGCAAAGATCCCACTGGTGCAAAGCGCTGCCACTGCTCCATCGATACCCCATTACCGATCTTCTTGGAGATCTTTGCGCCATTCTCATCTAAGAATAATTCATACTTGTAGGTGAGGGGCGGGGCGGCGCCTAGTAGCGCGCAGATCTTTGAACTCAGCGATGCCGAATCGAGTAGATCCTTGCCGTGCATCTCATAATCTACGCCAAAGGCGTACCAACGCATTGCCCAGTCGACCTTCCAACCCACCTTGACCTTGCCATCAAGGATCGAGGTGCGTCCTTGGTGACCGCAAGAGCGATACGCTTTGTCATCACGGTCGCAGTGATAGGTAATCTCGTAGCTCTCTGGATGAGTCGCCACGACGCTGGTCGTGTAGATCTTTCCGCATCGCTCGCAGATCGGGAAGAAGGGGCTCCAAGCATCCCGTTTGTCGGGTGCGATGGTTTTGATAAAAAGATTGCGGATTGCTTGATGGTTATCCATAACGCGCTGAAGGGCCGTATTAAAGACCCCGGTTTGATAACAATTCGTGGCCGACTCGAATAAATATTCAAACCCGTAATAATCCAGGAAATGTTTGAGGCG comes from Gammaproteobacteria bacterium and encodes:
- the lysS gene encoding Lysine--tRNA ligase, whose product is MVCLKAMTPLHPRNLLAYQANGQNEYNDLSYEKTCYNYLTQKVTPVMINWPHHESARVAHRLNDTDKLAVFETGYGPSGLPHIGTFAEVVRTSYVIKAFRATYPHRPTRLIVFSDDMDGLRSLPENVPNHALLKEYLGAPLSSLPDPFEKESSYAAFMNGRLKHFLDYYGFEYLFESATNCYQTGVFNTALQRVMDNHQAIRNLFIKTIAPDKRDAWSPFFPICERCGKIYTTSVVATHPESYEITYHCDRDDKAYRSCGHQGRTSILDGKVKVGWKVDWAMRWYAFGVDYEMHGKDLLDSASLSSKICALLGAAPPLTYKYELFLDENGAKISKKIGNGVSMEQWQRFAPVGSLLYFLLEEPNRARKMGLPILPRLVDNYITALKKEDAEEAGSALWFVDSLQNRHDASDISATDISYLLLINVTENLGSDDLELLYDYVRRYDPAVEKNSEFFRKLCRHALEYVKDTKARAPNVTSEPLPPGDFLPALRSLAEEIGGLAATGSFNADAIQNLVFAVGGKYELEAGVWFRFLYEALLGKAQGPRLGSFFAMLGFDRVAALLQKAMAPHEK
- the thiL gene encoding thiamine monophosphate kinase, whose translation is MPLMEFALIARYFTRPARRPDVLQGIGDDCALLRVPAGMELAVTIDTLVSGVHFPVDTSPYAIGWKTLAVSLSDLAAMGAVPAWVTLALTLPEADGVWLDAFSRGLFDLADQYDLALVGGDTTRGPLAITLQAHGFIPPGQSLRRTGAQAGDLIYVTGTLGDAAVGLELRLGRWSGSVTSVDGDYLSNRLDLPQPRVLAGLALRGIASAAIDLSDGLGADLGHILEASVVGARVYLNRLPCSPALKRLTVPWEKIMAGGDDYELCVTVPPVRQKLFDQALATAGCDFTLIGEIQAAPGIIWVDAKGEAVEIDATGYRHFS